One stretch of Girardinichthys multiradiatus isolate DD_20200921_A chromosome 2, DD_fGirMul_XY1, whole genome shotgun sequence DNA includes these proteins:
- the spi1a gene encoding transcription factor PU.1a isoform X1, producing MMDGFVITSASEETIPNEPETYRPPVDLYPYLSGVGEIYEDHRWPFHSDRVQPADFEGSPVNHLTELQAVSPQQLIQPFPLSSESLHLHLEPPLAPLTLSSQIPYYTPSLCYQYPPLASPRRYYTEEDQRAVSPPLQVSEGEDEYEDYNCSFRKDPGNKKKIRLYQFLLDLLRKGDMSDSIWWVDQDKGIFQFSTKHKEALATHWGVQKGNRKKMTYQKMARALRNYGKTGEIKKVKKKLTYQFSEEVLKNLYLRHYHH from the exons ATGATGGATGGCTTTGTCATTACGTCT GCATCAGAGGAAACTATTCCAAATGAGCCGGAGACATATCGGCCACCTGTTGACCTGTACCCCTACCTGAGTGGTGTGGGGGAGATTTACGAAG ACCACAGATGGCCCTTCCACTCTGATCGGGTCCAGCCAGCGGACTTTGAGGGTTCCCCTGTAAATCACCTGACGGAGCTGCAGGCGGTGTCTCCTCAGCAGCTCATTCAACCTTTCCCCCTCAGCAGCGAGTCTTTGCACCTTCACCTTGAGCCCCCACTGGCTCCGCTCACCCTGTCATCACAA ATCCCATATTACACCCCATCCCTGTGCTACCAGTATCCGCCCTTGGCCTCACCTCGACGTTACTACACGGAGGAGGATCAGAGAGCCGTCAGTCCTCCGCTACAAGTGTCAGAGGGGGAGGATGAGTATGAAGACTACAACTGTTCCTTCAGGAAAGACCCAG GCAATAAGAAGAAAATCCGCCTGTATCAGTTCCTCCTGGATCTGCTTAGAAAGGGTGACATGAGTGACAGCATCTGGTGGGTGGACCAGGACAAGGGCATCTTCCAGTTCTCCACCAAACACAAAGAGGCTCTGGCGACCCACTGGGGGGTTCAGAAAGGAAACCGCAAAAAAATGACCTACCAAAAAATGGCCAGAGCCTTGAGGAACTATGGCAAAACAGGAgagattaaaaaagtaaaaaagaagcTAACCTACCAGTTCAGCGAAGAAGTGCTCAAGAACCTCTATTTACGTCACTATCATCACTGA
- the spi1a gene encoding transcription factor PU.1a isoform X2: MMDGFVITSASEETIPNEPETYRPPVDLYPYLSGVGEIYEDHRWPFHSDRVQPADFEGSPVNHLTELQAVSPQQLIQPFPLSSESLHLHLEPPLAPLTLSSQYPPLASPRRYYTEEDQRAVSPPLQVSEGEDEYEDYNCSFRKDPGNKKKIRLYQFLLDLLRKGDMSDSIWWVDQDKGIFQFSTKHKEALATHWGVQKGNRKKMTYQKMARALRNYGKTGEIKKVKKKLTYQFSEEVLKNLYLRHYHH, from the exons ATGATGGATGGCTTTGTCATTACGTCT GCATCAGAGGAAACTATTCCAAATGAGCCGGAGACATATCGGCCACCTGTTGACCTGTACCCCTACCTGAGTGGTGTGGGGGAGATTTACGAAG ACCACAGATGGCCCTTCCACTCTGATCGGGTCCAGCCAGCGGACTTTGAGGGTTCCCCTGTAAATCACCTGACGGAGCTGCAGGCGGTGTCTCCTCAGCAGCTCATTCAACCTTTCCCCCTCAGCAGCGAGTCTTTGCACCTTCACCTTGAGCCCCCACTGGCTCCGCTCACCCTGTCATCACAA TATCCGCCCTTGGCCTCACCTCGACGTTACTACACGGAGGAGGATCAGAGAGCCGTCAGTCCTCCGCTACAAGTGTCAGAGGGGGAGGATGAGTATGAAGACTACAACTGTTCCTTCAGGAAAGACCCAG GCAATAAGAAGAAAATCCGCCTGTATCAGTTCCTCCTGGATCTGCTTAGAAAGGGTGACATGAGTGACAGCATCTGGTGGGTGGACCAGGACAAGGGCATCTTCCAGTTCTCCACCAAACACAAAGAGGCTCTGGCGACCCACTGGGGGGTTCAGAAAGGAAACCGCAAAAAAATGACCTACCAAAAAATGGCCAGAGCCTTGAGGAACTATGGCAAAACAGGAgagattaaaaaagtaaaaaagaagcTAACCTACCAGTTCAGCGAAGAAGTGCTCAAGAACCTCTATTTACGTCACTATCATCACTGA
- the tmem276a gene encoding transmembrane protein 178B, with product MAAMRTLTVAGLFLAFCALGLITVAISTDNWYETDARRHRERCKNYSNKRNDPGYIYISNNNLPLRMLPREKHAERKSDILLRAKRHFLPPASAMESLCSRHFNSTITGLWRKCHREGFNLETEDLIFKGLVPRCTPIKYYYSSAALPRNLPINLTKTIRQDEWHALHLQRMTASFIGMAVSIILFGWIIGVLGCCQEHDLMQYVAGLLFLMGGTCCIISLCTCVAGINFELSRYPRYMFGIPEDISHGYGWSMFCAWGGLGLTLLAGFLCTLAPSLYPPHTPVAHKPRQENGCV from the exons ATGGCTGCTATGAGGACTTTAACCGTGGCAGGTCTGTTTTTGGCGTTTTGCGCCTTGGGACTGATAACCGTGGCGATCAGCACTGACAACTGGTACGAGACGGACGCCAGGCGGCACCGAGAGCGCTGCAAAAATTACTCCAACAAAAGAAACGACCCGGGCTACATCTACATCTCCAACAACAACCTCCCGCTCCGCATGCTGCCGAGGGAGAAACACGCAGAGAGGAAAAGCGATATTCTGCTGCGGGCCAAGAGGCACTTCTTGCCTCCCGCCTCGGCCATGGAGTCTCTCTGCAGTCGGCACTTCAACTCCACCATCACCGGGCTGTGGAGAAAATGCCACCGGGAGGGATTCAACCTCGAAACGGAGGATTTGATCTTTAAAG GATTGGTTCCGCGCTGCACTCCCATAAAATACTACTACTCTTCTGCTGCGCTGCCCAGAAACCTGCCAATCAATCTAACAAAGACTATCAGGCAGGATGAGTGGCACGCACTCC ACCTCCAAAGGATGACCGCCAGCTTCATAGGCATGGCCGTGTCCATCATCCTGTTCGGTTGGATCATAGGCGTGCTGGGCTGCTGTCAGGAGCACGATCTGATGCAATATGTGGCTGGACTCCTCTTCCTCATGGGAG GGACATGCTGCATTATCTCCCTCTGCACATGCGTGGCTGGGATCAACTTTGAACTGTCCCGCTATCCTCGCTACATGTTTGGTATACCAGAGGACATCAGTCATGGTTACGGTTGGTCCATGTTTTGTGCTTGGGGTGGACTGGGCCTCACATTGCTGGCAGGCTTCCTGTGCACGCTGGCTCCTTCCCTCTACCCGCCGCACACCCCAGTGGCTCACAAGCCTAGACAGGAGAACGGCTGTGTGTGA
- the fibina gene encoding fin bud initiation factor: MDPVPLLLVLLTSWPLSSAIYDGPLQPEISNGTFHHFFVPDGDYEETVDPEQCQMLFKFSDVVSCAAAEESDAAVRDDFIITKLQAEDAARMLEGIGRAVAHDLEGEESYGKFLQKEISQIGEAFSSVDKSLVELEVKFKQSQETELREEEQLNGYVMKQVSDIRGALRETTDISQGLRDRHELLSLIIRSHSTRLSRLKTEFLNVGL; encoded by the coding sequence ATGGATCCCGTCCCGCTGCTGCTCGTCTTACTCACATCTTGGCCCCTGTCCTCGGCGATCTACGACGGGCCCCTCCAGCCGGAGATCTCCAACGGCACTTTCCACCACTTCTTTGTCCCGGACGGGGATTATGAGGAGACGGTGGACCCGGAGCAGTGCCAGATGCTGTTTAAATTCTCCGACGTGGTTTCGTGCGCGGCTGCGGAGGAGAGCGATGCCGCGGTGCGCGACGACTTTATCATCACCAAGCTGCAGGCGGAGGACGCGGCGCGGATGCTGGAGGGGATCGGCCGCGCCGTGGCGCACGACCTGGAAGGAGAGGAAAGCTACGGGAAGTTCCTCCAGAAGGAGATCTCCCAAATCGGCGAGGCCTTCTCCAGCGTAGACAAGTCGCTGGTGGAGCTGGAGGTGAAGTTTAAGCAAAGTCAGGAGACCGAGCTGAGAGAGGAAGAGCAGCTGAACGGCTACGTGATGAAGCAAGTGAGCGACATCAGAGGCGCCCTGAGGGAAACCACCGACATCTCTCAGGGACTCAGAGACAGACATGAGCTGCTGTCTCTCATCATCCGCAGCCATAGCACCAGACTGAGCCGCCTAAAGACTGAGTTCCTCAATGTTGGCTTATAG